TGACACGAAATGCAAAGGTCAGATGCCACGGGAGACCCACCTTTGAGGTTTTCCTTTATACCTAATGCAAGAAAACAAACTTAGCAGTCAAGCTTGGCTGCCCTCTCAGTTTACTGCCTGGAGCTGGTCTTACCGTGGTTAAAGAATGGAGGATGGGGGAAGCAAAGGAGGGAGGTCTAAAAATACAACTGCTTCCAAGAGAGACATTCAAGTTCTCCGCTCATGATGGATTAAGCCCCACTCTGAGGCTCGGAGGCTCCGAGCCCACAGGCTGGCAGCGCTGTGCTGTGCTCGGCACCCAACCCAGGTCCTCGACCCCCGGTCCCTCACTGGCAGGGCGGCGACCCCCTGGCCCCTGGCTTTGGTCTGCTTATTGATGTTGGCTGGAGTCACATGAGTGCAGCAGCTGGGAGTCCGCCTCTGGAAAGAAGACAGGCAGCAGCGAAGTGAGAGCAATCTGGAACTAGCTTTTTCTGGACAGCGCATCCCGTGTAGCCAGCCCAGGAAAAAGCCTCTCCCCGAACACTAGCCCGGGGCGCGGGGGTTCGGAGACCcgaggggcggggaggggcccCCAGGGTCTGGGGACTGGCAGAATTGCTCAAAATGGCAGCACTCTCCGCACACAACATCGCTCACTTACCCAGGGAGACCGAGGGAGGTCGGGGCCGGCGAACGGGCTCTCGGGCGACACAAAGGAACCATGGAGAAACTTTTTCAGCCCGAGCCGACGGCGGAGCGCAGGGACAGCGCCCCCGGGCCCTGCATCCGAGCGCGGCTCAGCAGCCCCGCAGGGGCGAGCGCCCTCCCCAGACTCGCAGCCCCCTCCGGCGCTGTGGCGGGAGCCATTTCCAAGAGTTTCCAAGACGTGTCAGGTCCTCTGCATCCCGCATCCCGCCTCGGAGCCCTCCTCTCGGCCGCTCATTCTCCCGCTCGCTGCGTCCCCTCGCGCGACGCTCCCGGGCGTGTCCCCGAGGCGGCGCCGCCGGCCCTCGCGCCTCTTTTGTGTGGCTGCTGCGCGCCGGGCTCCGCCGGGTGGAGTTGAGCCCGCGGCGGCGGCTCGGGGCGGCCGGACTGGCGGCTGTTGCTAAGAGACCGGAGCCATGACACAGGGAAATTGCGGCAGGGTGGCGGTCGGGGCCCGCCCGGCTAGGCGGCTTGGGGGGGGCGCCCCCGCCCCCcgtcctgccccctcccccagcgcCCCCCCACGCCGCCGGCCTTCCCCGCTCCCCCGCGTCCTcagccgcccgccgcccgccgcccgtcCCTTCGGAAGCGCCGCttccctgggaggaggaggcgcGAGGGGAGGCGGCGGAGGCAGCCGACGCGGGGCGCTGGGGCCGCGGGGCAGGGGGCGCGgggcgcctcctcggcctcggctCTTCCCGCCCCGGGGCGCCCCGAGACCGCCGCCTGCCTCCGCGggcagctttgttcttctttcttccaACTACCTGTCTGAGCCGCGGGCCCCAGAGGCCCCAAAGAGAGGCCTGGAGGGTCTCCCCAGCAGCATCCGAGGGGCGCTCTCGGGGAGCGAGGGGCCAGAGTCCGCGTTCCCTCCGtgtctgcctccctcccctcGTGTCTCGGTCTTTTGTTGCCTCTACTCCTCGGCACGGCACAGCCTGGGTTGTTTTCCCCCTCCCGCTTGGGAGTTTGCAGTGTGGATGCTCGGCGAGCACAGTAAGTTGTCCCCCAACGAACTCGGGCCCCGGCTGAGTGGAGCCGCCCCCGCCGAGCCGGGCGCACCGCGGGACGGGTGGAAGGCGCTGTCAGATGTGCTCGCGCTTCAGCCCCGCCGGgctttgtgaccagcctgacctgGACCCGGCAGCTGCGGTCCTCGGAGATCAGAATGGGCTCCTGGGCTCTTCCTTGGGCAGCCCCTCCTGCTCCTCCCGGTGCGATAATCAGCAACcgttaaaaggaaaactataatTCTCCAGGAATCAGGGTTAGAATCAAAGAAGggaggtgggggtagggaggaTGTCCAAACCCCCTACgtcatttaaaaaagagagaaagggagagagagagagagacagacagagagagagagagagagagagagattgagagattGAGATTCTGTTTCCTAGCTCATCCCTGTCCTCTGAACTGTAAAGTAAAAATGACAGGGAAAAGATAATTTCAAAGTGGAATTTCCCCAAAGATTattgagaaagtgagaaagatttCAATTATCTGTTGAAATGAGGCAGCCAGGATTcaggaagaaaggaacagaagagcaGATGAAGCAAGTGCTGTCTGAAATTTTGGATCCAGACAAAATTGGGTGGGTGTTATATATTCTGAGTTTTGCTGCTCAGGGGTCCACAAAACCCACACAGGAGGGCTCTGCTGCCCACAGCTCCTGTTACAAGATTGTTCCCCACATACACAGCATTCACTTGTGCTTAAATCTAGAGCAGACACGTTtcaaaaagaacaataaagacaaaaaatttaCAAGTTCAATGATATAAATGTGAACAGTGATCTAAGAGATGGGGATAGAGACGGTGGGGGACAGGAGGGAACGAAGCAGAAGTGTTTTCTAAAAGGGAACCCTGCATTCACCTGTTGGAAAGGTGGCCTCTGTCACCCTTTTCAAGCAAATAATGAATCTGAATGATGATCAGGGTGTCCGGAACCCACCACCTTCCCCCTGCTTATTCCTGCTCAGATTCAGGCTATTAGAAAACAAACCGTAATGAAGGGAAAGTTTTAAATCCCACATTGGGTTGTTTCTTTTTAGAGAAATCActgcaaaggagaaataataagATCTAGTTGTCGTTTTCTAAAGCCTTTTTGGCTCTGAACCTCCAGATCTCTTGAATACCAATAATAATCTGGCATTTTGTACAAAGATTGGGCCTACAGTCTCATTTCATTGCACAGCTAGCTGCCAGAGTCTATGGGTGGCAGTTCCTATCCTCTGTTTGCTGGGCTGTACAAACAGGAATAATACTGCAGAATTTCATTAGGATTTTAGGTGGATTAAACTGCTAATAGTTTCAAGTTTCTGTGTAAATTATAGCCATCATTTGCACATTTAAAACTCATTTGAGGgatttggagaagaaaagaattCTTTTCTAGACAAAGGGCCTTGGGACATAGCTAGTTTTTTCTTATGTTGATGATTGCAACAAAATTTATGGCTTATGACTCAAAGGCTTCCTTCCAAATTGGGCTTTTTGGAACTTTGAACTGTTTTATTTAACCTGAGTGTTATCACGTtcagtaattttctttgttttcagctCATGGTATTAGAGGAAATCAAACAGATCACATCTGTTTCCAGTGGAGTCCTTTATCCCCTCTGTAAACACAGAATCAACATACATTCCCAGGGGCTTT
The nucleotide sequence above comes from Macaca thibetana thibetana isolate TM-01 chromosome 18, ASM2454274v1, whole genome shotgun sequence. Encoded proteins:
- the LOC126941103 gene encoding RNA-binding protein MEX3D-like; amino-acid sequence: MTQGNCGRVAVGARPARRLGGGAPAPRPAPSPSAPPRRRPSPLPRVLSRPPPAARPFGSAASLGGGGARGGGGGSRRGALGPRGRGRGAPPRPRLFPPRGAPRPPPASAGSFVLLSSNYLSEPRAPEAPKRGLEGLPSSIRGALSGSEGPESAFPPCLPPSPRVSVFCCLYSSARHSLGCFPPPAWEFAVWMLGEHKCQARRIQQQLTLKTETPQWLAGKAF